From the Streptomyces nodosus genome, the window CAGGGTCAGCGCGGCGACGCTGACCGCGGTGAGCGCCTCCATCTCGACGCCGGTGCGGTCGGTGGTGCGCACGGTGGCCGTGATCTCCACGGCGTCGTCCGCGACCGCCAGGTCCACGGTCACGCCCGACAGGGCGAGCGGATGACACAGGGGGATCAGGTCCGGCGTCCGCTTGGCGCCCATGATGCCCGCGATCCGCGCGGTGGCGAGAGCGTCGCCCTTGGGCATGCCCGCACCGCGCAGCAGTTCGATCACGCGCGGCGAGACCAGCACGCGACCGCGGGCGCGGGCGCTGCGCGCGGTGACGTCCTTCCCGGAGACGTCGACCATGCGGGCTGCCCCGGCGTCGTCGAGGTGGGTCAGTCGGTCCTGCGTACTCATGTGCGTGCGGCGCTCCCGGTCCCGGCCCGGCGCGGGCCTTTCGTGCGCGACACGGTACCGCCAACTCGACGTGACCAGCCGGGCGAGGTCCACTCCTCGGACCCGCCCACCCGTCTGCACGGGCCCCGGACGCCCGATCGCCCCACCGCACCGGCGTCCGCCGGCCGCCGGGCGGGGACGGCCGGGGTGGTCAGCCGAGGAGGATCACCTCGAGCTCGGTGTCCGGCTCGACCGAGGTGTCGTCCTCGGGGACGACGATCAGCGCGTCGGCCTGGGCGAGGGCCGCGACCAGGTGGGATCCGGCGCCGCCGACCGGCGTCACGGTGCCGTCGGCGTACTTTCCGCGCAGGAACTGCCGCCGTCCCGCGGGCGAGGTCAGCGCCTTGTCGGTGTGCAGGACGGCCCTGGTCCGGGGCCGGTGCACCTCCTCCAGGCCCATCAGCGCCCGGATCACGGGGCGCACGAAGAGCTCGAAGGAGACGTACGAGGAGACCGGGTTGCCCGGGAGTGCGAGCAACGGGGTGTGGTCGGGGCCGACGGAGCCGAAGCCCTGGGGCTTGCCGGGCTGCATGGCGAGCCTGCGGAACTCCACACCGGCGCCCGCCTCGTCCTCGTCGCCCACGAAGGAGAGGGCCTCCTTGACCACGTCGTAGGCCCCCACGCTCACCCCTCCGGTGGTGACCATCAGATCGGCGCGGACGAGCTGGTCCT encodes:
- the moaC gene encoding cyclic pyranopterin monophosphate synthase MoaC: MSTQDRLTHLDDAGAARMVDVSGKDVTARSARARGRVLVSPRVIELLRGAGMPKGDALATARIAGIMGAKRTPDLIPLCHPLALSGVTVDLAVADDAVEITATVRTTDRTGVEMEALTAVSVAALTLIDMVKAVDKGAVITDVRVEEKTGGASGDWSRS